From the genome of Candidatus Goldiibacteriota bacterium HGW-Goldbacteria-1, one region includes:
- a CDS encoding rod shape-determining protein (functions in MreBCD complex in some organisms), producing the protein MILDYFLGMFSNDMAIDLGTATTLVYLKGKGIVLKEPSIVALYKGREVIAVGNAAKEMVGKTPGDVQAIRPMKDGVIADFNVTEKMLRYFIVKVHNRHSLVSPRIAISVPKGVTPVERRAVRESAIQAGAREVYLIDEPMAAAIGAGLPVEDPVGHMVVDIGGGTTEVAVISMGGLVVFNSIRTAGDKFDDAITAYLKKAYNIHVGERTAEKIKIQIGCAIKLDKTEEMDVKGSDLTTGLPRTIRINSDEMAIAIEEPITKIIDGIKFTLEQTKPELAADIIDKGIVLTGGGAQLRNFDKKLREETGVPVHIGESPQECVVKGAGKMLEEQLDVLRRLSFEGEETHIAS; encoded by the coding sequence ATGATATTGGATTATTTTCTTGGAATGTTTTCCAACGACATGGCCATTGACCTTGGAACGGCCACGACGCTTGTATATCTTAAAGGCAAAGGAATCGTATTAAAAGAGCCGTCAATTGTGGCGCTTTACAAAGGCCGCGAAGTAATTGCCGTGGGTAATGCCGCGAAAGAAATGGTAGGCAAAACTCCCGGAGACGTGCAGGCAATAAGGCCGATGAAAGACGGTGTTATAGCTGACTTTAACGTAACAGAAAAGATGTTAAGATATTTCATCGTAAAAGTACATAACAGGCATTCGCTTGTAAGCCCAAGAATTGCCATATCCGTTCCTAAAGGCGTAACGCCGGTTGAAAGGCGCGCCGTACGCGAATCCGCGATTCAGGCGGGCGCAAGGGAAGTTTATCTTATTGATGAACCAATGGCAGCGGCAATAGGCGCGGGCCTTCCTGTAGAAGATCCGGTGGGCCATATGGTTGTAGATATCGGCGGCGGAACAACTGAAGTAGCGGTAATTTCAATGGGAGGCCTTGTTGTTTTTAATTCAATCAGGACTGCCGGCGATAAGTTTGATGATGCCATAACAGCATATCTTAAAAAAGCATATAATATCCACGTTGGGGAGCGCACAGCCGAAAAAATAAAGATTCAGATCGGCTGCGCCATTAAACTTGACAAGACAGAAGAAATGGATGTAAAGGGAAGCGATTTAACAACAGGGCTTCCAAGGACAATAAGAATAAATTCGGACGAAATGGCAATAGCCATTGAAGAGCCGATAACCAAAATAATTGACGGCATCAAGTTTACGCTTGAACAGACCAAACCGGAACTTGCGGCCGACATAATTGACAAGGGTATTGTGCTGACCGGCGGCGGAGCGCAGCTTAGGAATTTCGACAAGAAGTTAAGGGAGGAAACCGGAGTGCCGGTTCACATTGGCGAGTCCCCCCAGGAATGCGTCGTAAAAGGCGCCGGCAAGATGCTTGAAGAGCAGCTTGACGTCTTAAGAAGGCTCTCTTTTGAAGGCGAAGAAACGCACATTGCTTCTTAA